Proteins encoded within one genomic window of Triticum aestivum cultivar Chinese Spring chromosome 2D, IWGSC CS RefSeq v2.1, whole genome shotgun sequence:
- the LOC123054190 gene encoding cytochrome P450 86A22, with translation MEAGTWAVVVAAAAAYLAWFWRMSRGLSGPRVWPLVGSLPGLLQHAEDMHEWIVGNLRRTGGTYQTCIFAVPGVARRGGLVTVTCDPRNLEHVLKARFDNYPKGPFWHGVFSDLLGDGIFNSDGDTWVAQRKTAALEFTTRTLRTAMSRWVSRSIHHRMLPILSDAAASGAHVDLQDLLLRLTFDNICGLAFGKDPETLARGLPENAFATSFDSATEATLNRFIFPECVWRCKKWLGLGMETTLARSVAHVDRYLSAVIKTRKLELAGKSDGSTPHDDLLSRFMRKGTYSDDSLQHVALNFILAGRDTSSVALSWFFWLVSTHPDVERKIVRELCAVLAASRGADDPALWLAAPFDYEELDRLVYLKAALSETLRLYPSVPEDSKHVVADDYLPDGTFVPAGSSVTYSIYSAGRMKTVWGEDCLEFRPERWLSADGTKFEPHDSYRFVAFNAGPRICLGKDLAYLQMKNIAGSILLRHRLAVAPGHRVEQKMSLTLFMKHGLRMVVRPRDLAPTLDELPAAAPAVAACA, from the coding sequence ATGGAGGCAGGGACgtgggcggtggtggtggcggcggcggccgcgtaCCTGGCGTGGTTCTGGCGGATGTCGCGCGGGCTCAGCGGCCCCAGGGTGTGGCCGCTGGTGGGTAGCCTGCCGGGGCTGCTGCAGCACGCGGAGGACATGCACGAGTGGATCGTCGGCAACCTGCGCCGCACCGGCGGCACCTACCAGACCTGCATCTTCGCGGTGCCCGGCGTGGCCCGCCGCGGCGGGCTGGTCACGGTCACCTGCGACCCCAGGAACCTGGAGCACGTCCTCAAGGCGCGCTTCGACAACTACCCCAAGGGCCCcttctggcacggcgtcttcagcGACCTgctcggcgacggcatcttcaACTCCGACGGCGACACCTGGGTCGCGCAGCGCAAGACGGCCGCGCTCGAGTTCACCACGCGCACGCTCCGCACCGCCATGTCCCGCTGGGTCTCCCGCTCCATCCACCACCGCATGCTCCCCATCCTGTCCGACGCGGCGGCCTCCGGCGCGCACGTCGACCTGCAggacctcctcctccgcctcacctTCGACAACATCTGCGGCCTCGCCTTCGGCAAGGACCCGGAGACGCTCGCCCGCGGCCTCCCCGAGAACGCCTTCGCCACCTCCTTCGACAGCGCCACCGAGGCCACGCTCAACCGCTTCATCTTCCCGGAGTGCGTGTGGCGGTGCAAGAAGTGGCTGGGGCTCGGCATGGAGACCACGCTGGCGCGCAGCGTCGCGcacgtcgaccgctacctctccgCCGTCATCAAGACGCgcaagctcgagctcgccggcaagAGCGACGGGTCCACGCCGCACGACGACCTCCTGTCGCGCTTCATGCGCAAGGGGACCTACTCCGACGACTCCCTGCAGCACGTGGCGCTCAACTTCATCCTCGCCGGCCGCGACACCTCCTCGGTGGCGCTCTCCTGGTTCTTCTGGCTGGTCTCCACCCACCCGGACGTGGAGCGCAAGATCGTGCGCGAGCTCTGCGCCGTCCTGGCGGCGTCCCGCGGCGCAGACGACCCGGCATTATGGCTGGCCGCCCCGTTCGACTACGAGGAGCTGGACCGCCTCGTGTACCTCAAGGCGGCGCTCTCGGAGACCCTCCGGCTGTACCCGTCCGTGCCGGAGGACTCCAAGCACGTGGTCGCCGACGACTACCTCCCCGACGGCACGTTCGTGCCGGCCGGGTCGTCGGTGACGTACTCCATCTACTCGGCGGGGCGCATGAAGACGGTGTGGGGGGAGGACTGCCTGGAGTTCCGGCCGGAGCGGTGGCTGTCGGCCGACGGCACCAAGTTCGAGCCGCACGACTCGTACAGGTTCGTGGCGTTCAACGCCGGGCCGCGCATATGCCTGGGCAAGGACCTGGCGTACCTGCAGATGAAGAACATCGCCGGGAGCATCCTCCTCCGGCACCGCCTGGCCGTGGCGCCGGGGCACCGCGTGGAGCAGAAGATGTCGCTCACGCTGTTCATGAAGCACGGGCTCCGGATGGTGGTGCGCCCGCGCGACCTCGCCCCGACCCTCGACGAGCTCCCCGCCGCGGCACCCGCCGTCGCGGCCTGCGCGTAG